A window of Candidatus Nitrospira allomarina genomic DNA:
CATCCTTCAAAGTCTTCTCCTCCTTCCGATGAAGAAATTCATCGAAAGCGCCTGGGAGATCTGACGCTTTCCCTTGGATCTTCCCAAGGGTCACCCGGACAATTATCTTCGAAATCGGAAGCGTCGAGCCATAATACCCGATTGCCCGAGACTCGCCAATCCAAGATATCCCCAGGTACCCCACAACCTGATCTGCAAGAGGAATTGCATGCTCTCCGACAGCAAGTGGAGCGGTTCATTCTGGCCTCCCAGGGGTCTCGTGAGGGATTGTGGGTCGCTGAAATTCGTCCGGATATTCCCTGGTACTCTCCAGAGTGTCCGGTGTGGTACTCCCCTCAGTTTATCGCGATGTTGGGGTATGAGGAATCCGAGTTCCCTGGAGTAATGGGGAGTTGGGAGCAACGGTTACACCCTGACGATCGGGAGCGAGTGTTCGAGGCCTTAACCAATCATATTGAAAAAAGGATTCCCTATCATGTGGAGTCCCGGTTACGCACTAAATCAAAAGGTTATCGTTGGTTTGAGGCCACCGGAGAGGGAACCTTTGATGCCGATGGCCGGTTACTTCGAGGAGGAGGAACCATACGCGATATCACGGAGCGCAAGTTGGCGGATGACATATCAAGGCGGAACCACGCTCTGTTGGATGCGGTCCTCGAAGAAATGAGTGATGTGGTCTACGTCAAGGACCAGGATGGTCGTTACCTCCTGGTGAATCCCTCGGGCGCGGAGATTATGGGAAAGGCCATCCATGAGGTCATCGGAAAAAACCGATGAGGAAATATTTGGCACCCAGCCGCATGCGTTGTTTGTCGAGGGGGATGACCATGTGATGCAATCTGCGGGAACTCAGACATTTGAGGTCGAAGTTCAGGAGCAGCATC
This region includes:
- a CDS encoding PAS domain-containing protein, coding for MESPHPSKSSPPSDEEIHRKRLGDLTLSLGSSQGSPGQLSSKSEASSHNTRLPETRQSKISPGTPQPDLQEELHALRQQVERFILASQGSREGLWVAEIRPDIPWYSPECPVWYSPQFIAMLGYEESEFPGVMGSWEQRLHPDDRERVFEALTNHIEKRIPYHVESRLRTKSKGYRWFEATGEGTFDADGRLLRGGGTIRDITERKLADDISRRNHALLDAVLEEMSDVVYVKDQDGRYLLVNPSGAEIMGKAIHEVIGKNR